The Microcoleus sp. FACHB-831 region GACAGCCGATCTGAATCGTAGCAAGACTTTCGGAGACACAAAAGTAAATCTGACATTATCCAGGCCTACAATTAAAGCAGGCGAAGAAGTCATGCTGATGTTTGATTTACGAGACGCTTCTAAGAATCAACCCCTTACAGACTTGCAGCCATATTTGGGAGAAAAAGGGCATTTAGTTATTTTGCGACAGACACCAACATTGACAGCAACAGATTATATTCATGCCCATGCGATGGCGGATGCCCATAGTGGAATGGTGCATTTTATGACACAGTTCCCTCAACCGGGCAAATATAAACTTTGGGGTCAATTTAATCGCAATGGGAAGATTGTTACCGCTGATTTCTGGGTGAATGTTGTCTAGATTTTTTTAGAAATCTCATACAACAAGAAAGATAAAACCCGCGATCGCTCCTAATTTTATCGCGGGTTTTGTTTGTAGTAAGTTTCGCCTCTGCGCCAGGATAATCCCTAACCCTCTTCACCCCAAACTCGTAACTGTAAATAAACCAGCAACAGCGCCACAGCTAATAGAACTGTGGCTGCTGCTGCTGCATAACCAAAATCAAATTGGGCAAATGCTTGGTCGTAAATATAATAAACCAGCAAGTTAGTTGAGTTTAATGGCCCGCCGCCAGTAATAACATAAACTTGCTCGAAACTCCGCAGCGTAAAAATAGCTGTAGTCACGGTGGCAAACACCAAAGTAGGTTGCAATCCTGGCAGGGTAATATACCAGAATTGCTGCCAGAAATTAGCCCCATCTAACTCCGCTGCTTCATAACGATTTTGTGGTATCGCTTGCAGTCCAGCTAAAAATACCACTAAGTTGAAACCCAACTGTTTCCAAATACTTAATAAAATTAAAACTGGCATCGCCCAAGTAGTATCTCCCAGCCAAGAAATTGGTTGAATTCCGATAAAATTTATAACGGCATTAACTGGCCCTTCTGTTTGAAATAGCCAGCGGAATCCTAATCCCGCTGCGACCAAACTGACGATAGAGGGAATAAAATAGGCTGTTCGCAAAAATCCTCGCAGGGCAATAGATTGATTTAATAAAACTGCCAGCCCCAAAGGAATAACCAAACTGGGAAGAATTGTGGCGACGGTGAAATAAACTGTATTACCGATAACTTGCCAGAAGTCGGGGGTGAGGACTAAGCGCAAATAGTTTTTTAAGCCTATCCATCGGATACCCTCCAAGGTAAAGCTACCAGCAGTGAAGCTGAGGTAAAAAAGATAGGCAATCGGCCAGAGGAGAAACAGACCGAGTAATATAAGTGCTGGTGCTAGAAAGATCCAAGCTGCGATCGCATCATTATCAAGCAGCTGGCTACGAGATAAGCGAGAGGTTTTCATGGAAAGGCGGGATTCCAGTTGAATTGCGGCGTCAACCTATTTTACTGCTCTTGTACTGCTAAAATCCTGTTATCTCCTAGCTCCTACCTCCATGAGCAACACTCTCCTAAACTTTCGCCAGCTCCGAATTTCTAGAAAATTAATTGTATCCAGTTTATTTATAGGGCTGGTTGGTGGACTCATACCTTCTGTAAATGCCCAGCCAACAACACAATTAGCTCAAGTTGGTGCTTTTCAGAATCAAGCAAATAAGGCGCGAGAAGCTGAAGGCAGAAACTACACGGGTGCTATGGCTCGCGCCCAACAAGCTTATTTCCTTGAACAAAACAAATTTGCCACAACCATCGAACAGCTGGGCGTAGGTATTCAGCCAGATACAGCAAATTATCGCTTGCGGATTTTACCCCAAGGCAACGGTACTCAGCGCGTGATGATGACTGCTACAGCCAAACGTCCTGGAATCAGAAGCTATACAAGTGCATTGTTTGTAGTCAAAGATAAAGGTGAAAATATGACCTTTGCTGGTGTGTGCGGAACTGCACAACCCTCATCCACGCCTCCTAAAATGCCAGCAGCTCCCAAAAATGGCTCGACGCGAATTCAATGTCCCTCTGGTTCCGTTCCACTATAAAGTTGTGGTTTAAATGCGAAGAAAATAATACTTAAAGCCAAAATCATTAATTCATATTGATGTTAAGGGTGCAGTGCTTTTGAAGCCATAATTTTTTTATGGAGCTAGGAAACTTGGAAGTGCAAGTTGCAGATATATTTGAAGATTTGCCAGTTATAGAAACTGACCGCTTGCTACTGCGAAAAATGCAGATGGGGGATGCTTCTGATGTTTTTGAGTATGCTTCAGACCCAAAAGTTCTTCACTACGCAATTTGGCCAGCTCATAAGTCAATTGAAGACAGCAAGCTTTTCATTAACTCGGTGATGGATAAGCTACGAAAATATCAAGTTCTTCGCTGGGGTATTGTTCACAAAGCAGATATGAAGTTAATCGGGACAGTTGCTTTGTTTAACTGGATTCGCAAGCATGGGTGGGCAGAGATTGGTTATGCACTGTCGAGCAAGTATTGGGGTTGCGGATATATGACAGAAGCAGTGGTAGCAGCGATCGCATTTGGCTTTGACACTATGAAACTAAATCGCATTCATGGTAAATGCAAAGTTTCAAATCTCGCTTCGGCGCGGGTGATGGAGAAAGCCGGGATGAAGTTTGATGGACTTTTACGGCAACATAAATTTGAAAAGGGTCTGTATCACGACCTAAAAGTTTATTCTATTCTTAAGTCAGAATTATCTTTGTAAACTACTTAACTTGGAGCGATCGCTCTAACTATTTATTGCAAAACCAAATGTCATGACACAATTATCTGCACCACCTAATTCTACTCCCAGTCTAATTTCTCCATTTGTTAATGTAGATCGCGCTAATTCGGACGCGCCTTTGAAGTTAGGAATTTTAGCTTCTGGAAGCGGCAGTAATTTTGAAGCCGTCGCACAGGCGATAAACGATGGAAATCTCAACGCCCAAATTCAAGTCTTAATTTACAACAATCCGGGTATTAAGGCGGCTGCACGCGCTGAAAAATGGGGCGTCCCATCTGTTCTTCTCAATCACAGAAACTTCCAGAGTAGAGAAGACTTAGATCGACAAATTGTGCAAACTTTGCAGCAATATGAGGTCGATTGGGTAATCATGGCAGGCTGGATGCGAGTTGTTACTCAGGTTTTAGTTGATGCCTTCCCCAACCAAATTATTAATATTCACCCCAGCTTACTGCCTAGTTTCCCCGGTATTCGTGCAGTCGAACAAGCGATCGCGGCTGGAGTTAAAATAGCTGGTTGCACTGTTCATTTAGTATGCTTGGAAGTTGACAGCGGCCCAATTTTAATGCAAGCAGCTGTACCCGTTTTGCCTGATGATACAGCTGAGAGTTTGCACGCGAAAATTCAAGTTCAAGAACACATAATTTTACCCAGAGCGATCGCTCTGGCAGCGGCTCGAACTCAAATTTCTAGTTAATATGGTTTAACCAGTTCCTCAAAGGTTCGGTAGTAGCCATATTTGGCAGCAGCAATCAGCTCGCGATCGCCTTTAGTGTCACCGTAAGCGTACAAGCAATACCCGCTCAAATCCCCCAAAAACCCTTTGAGGCGCTCTACTTTTTCTGGCCCATAGCAATTCTTGCCTAGAAGCCGCCCCGTCACAACACCATCTTCAATTTCTAGTTGCGTCGCCAGTACCTTGGTAAAGCCCATCGTCTGCGCCCAAGGTATTAAATAAGCCTCTAAAGAAGCGCTGATCAATATCAACTGATGTCCTTGTTTTTGATGCCATCGCAGACGCTCTACCGCTTCAGGGCGCAGCAGCAGCGGTATATTTTCTCGTGCAAAACTTTGTGCTACCTCGTTGAGTTTTTCCTCGGTCCAGCCGCGTAACAAGTAAGTTATTAAAGTTTGCTTTGCCTGCCAATTCGGTATCTTGCCCAAAGCAAACCTCATCAGCATCGGACTCAACACTACCATTGCCCGCCGCAGTTGGAATTCCCCTACAGCTCTAGCTAGGAAAGGTA contains the following coding sequences:
- a CDS encoding GNAT family N-acetyltransferase, encoding MELGNLEVQVADIFEDLPVIETDRLLLRKMQMGDASDVFEYASDPKVLHYAIWPAHKSIEDSKLFINSVMDKLRKYQVLRWGIVHKADMKLIGTVALFNWIRKHGWAEIGYALSSKYWGCGYMTEAVVAAIAFGFDTMKLNRIHGKCKVSNLASARVMEKAGMKFDGLLRQHKFEKGLYHDLKVYSILKSELSL
- the purN gene encoding phosphoribosylglycinamide formyltransferase, whose product is MTQLSAPPNSTPSLISPFVNVDRANSDAPLKLGILASGSGSNFEAVAQAINDGNLNAQIQVLIYNNPGIKAAARAEKWGVPSVLLNHRNFQSREDLDRQIVQTLQQYEVDWVIMAGWMRVVTQVLVDAFPNQIINIHPSLLPSFPGIRAVEQAIAAGVKIAGCTVHLVCLEVDSGPILMQAAVPVLPDDTAESLHAKIQVQEHIILPRAIALAAARTQISS
- a CDS encoding type IV pilin-like G/H family protein: MSNTLLNFRQLRISRKLIVSSLFIGLVGGLIPSVNAQPTTQLAQVGAFQNQANKAREAEGRNYTGAMARAQQAYFLEQNKFATTIEQLGVGIQPDTANYRLRILPQGNGTQRVMMTATAKRPGIRSYTSALFVVKDKGENMTFAGVCGTAQPSSTPPKMPAAPKNGSTRIQCPSGSVPL
- a CDS encoding carbohydrate ABC transporter permease, which codes for MKTSRLSRSQLLDNDAIAAWIFLAPALILLGLFLLWPIAYLFYLSFTAGSFTLEGIRWIGLKNYLRLVLTPDFWQVIGNTVYFTVATILPSLVIPLGLAVLLNQSIALRGFLRTAYFIPSIVSLVAAGLGFRWLFQTEGPVNAVINFIGIQPISWLGDTTWAMPVLILLSIWKQLGFNLVVFLAGLQAIPQNRYEAAELDGANFWQQFWYITLPGLQPTLVFATVTTAIFTLRSFEQVYVITGGGPLNSTNLLVYYIYDQAFAQFDFGYAAAAATVLLAVALLLVYLQLRVWGEEG
- a CDS encoding HAD family hydrolase, with the protein product MSKTLRQSAQPVVAAFDFDGTLTRRDSFLPFLARAVGEFQLRRAMVVLSPMLMRFALGKIPNWQAKQTLITYLLRGWTEEKLNEVAQSFARENIPLLLRPEAVERLRWHQKQGHQLILISASLEAYLIPWAQTMGFTKVLATQLEIEDGVVTGRLLGKNCYGPEKVERLKGFLGDLSGYCLYAYGDTKGDRELIAAAKYGYYRTFEELVKPY